The Mycobacterium haemophilum DSM 44634 sequence ACCGCGCTGCGGCAGGACGGCATGCTGGCGTTGGCTCGGTTGCAGCGCAAGATGCGCCTTGTCGAATCGCCCTACCGCACACCGCAGACCCTGGTCGGCGGCCCGCGCAGCGACGCCGCGCTGGCCGCGTCCTCCGGACGCACGGCGACAACCAAGGCCATGGGCAAAGGCTCGACCCAGCACCAGCATCTCGTGCAGACCGAGGTACCGAAGAAACTGCTCGAGGAATGGCTGGCGCTGTGGAGTGAGCACTACCAGCTCGGCGAGAAACTCCGCGTGCAATTGCGGCCTCGCCGCGCCGGCTCGGATGTGCTCGAACTCGGGATCTACGGCAACGGTGACGAGCAGCTGGCCAACGTCATCGTCGATCCGATCAAAGATCGCCACGGTCGCAGCATCCTTCAGGTGCGCGACCAAAACACCTTCGCCGAGAAGCTTCGGCAGAAACGACTGATGACCTTAATCCACCTCTGGCTGGTGCACCGCTTCAAGGCCGACGCGGTGATTTACGTGACACCGACCGAGGACAACCTCTATCAGACCTCCAAGATGAAGTCCCATGGCATCTTCAGCGAGGTCTATCAGGAAGTGGGCGAGATCATCGTCGCCGAGGTGAACCACCCGCGGATTGCTGAGCTGCTTACCCCCGATCGCGTCGTGCTGCGGCGGTTGATCACCAAGGAAGGGTAAACGACCACCGCCTGGCCTGGCCAGGCGCAATGCGTGGTATTGAAACTCGCGATAGCGGTGCTGGGGCGCGGGTGATGTTGGGGACGACTCAACCTGCAAGTGCCCATACCAGTTACTTGTCTTCTGCAGCGGACTGGCCAACTGCCCACCGATTTCGCGATGATCGGGCTATAACTCTCACTGACACGCGTGAACTTCTCGAAACCAACCAGCTGGGCAGGCACAGCATCGGTCTGCTGTCCATCGGGTACTTCCAGAAGGTAGCCGCATTCCCGCAGCGACCAAACGCTCTGCCGAAATTGTTCGCCGCTGAAGTGATGCCGCATTTTCCGGGCCAGGCGCAACCGACACTCGATGCCGCCGCGCGAGCCAGCCAAGCACGAGATGACCTAGCGCAGTCGCAGCTACAGACAATCGAGCACATGACCAAGAAATACCAGGACGAGGTCGGCTCCACGTAACTGCTCAAATGCCGCACCACTAATAACGAAACGAAAACCCTTGGGCCTGAAGATAAACGTTACCGTCCGCCACCGGACTCACGTTCGGCTGCCTTGACCAACCGACCCGAAAAATATCGAACCGCCCCTTCAAGCGCTGCCCGCATCACCGGACCTGTTCCAGGCACTCTCTCGATAAACCAACCACGCCAGCGGATGTCGGTACCACCTGCTGCATTCGGCGCTAGAAGCACCTCGCCGAAGTAGTCCTTGGCTGGGCTCGGAGGTCCGATCAGCTTGTAGCGGTGCCGACGATCCTGCTCGTACTCGACGGTCTCCTCGCGTACTAGCATCGGCCACAGCCCTACCTTGCGGACTGCCCCGATGCCGCCTGGCGCCGGATCACCAAGGCGTGCCCAACTCGATTGCAGGACGATCGGCTTGGCCCACTTCGCCCAGTTGGCTCCGTCCGTCACAAGCCGGAACAAGATTGCGGCCGACGCACTACTAGTCCGGGTGACCTCGAATGAAAATCTCCGATCCGACATGCCTTACTCCCTGGTGACAAAGCTGAACGGCGTTGCCGCGTACCCCTACCCCGGAAATCGTATGCGCACCCTGCTACAACTCAAACGTCACTGCCGTGCGGTAGCTGCACCCCGGATGCAATCATTCACGGTATGGCGAAGCCGTCTGTCCTCAGCCGTACACAGATTCACGGGTTGGCCGTGTCGGCCGCTGCATCTGCGTCGATACCGGACGGTTCACTATGAAATGTCGAAGCGCGGCGGCCAAGCGCATGCGAAGACCGCTGCTGCTCCTCGCTGCTGTACTGTTGCTCAGCTCCTGCGGCAGCTCAGGCAAGACGCCCGCCGCCACCACTACCACAAACGACGCCGTTACCAGGGCCCGCAGCCAGCGTGTGTTGGACGACGCCATCAAGGTTGGCGCACCTGGGTGCTCGGCGGCGGTCGGATTCAAAGGAAGAGTCGTTTGGACTGGGGTACGCGGCATTGCCAACATGTCAACCGGCGACCCGATCACCACCAACACCGTGTTCGACATTGCCTCGGTGTCCAAGCAGTTCACCGCCACCGCGGTCTTGCTGTTGGCCGAGCGGGGCAAGCTAACCCTCGACGACCCGTTATCCCGACACGTTCCTGAGCTGCCGCCATGGGCCGCCGCCGTCACTCTCGCACAGCTGATGCACCAAACCAGTGGCATCCCTGACTATGTCGGGCTGCTCCAAGCGGATGGATTTCAATATAGCGATCGCACGACTGAGGACCAGGCCATGCAGGCGTTGGCCGCGGTCCCGAATCTGCAGTTTCAGCCCGGCGCCAAATTCGAATACTCCAACTCTAACTATCTGCTGCTTGGCGAGATCGTCCATCGGGCATCGACAGAACCCCTGCCGCAGTTCTTGGATGCAGAGATCTTCCATCCACTTGGTCTGACCATGGTTATGGATCCGGTCGGGGAGATTTCCAACAAGGCCGTCTCCTATGAGAAGGGCGACGACGAGTACCAGGCGACCAAACCAAGCTGGGAGCAAATCGGTGATGGTGCCATTCAGACCACGCCTAGCCAGCTTGTCTATTGGGCCGACAACTACCGAACCGGCATCGTGGGCGGCCCAGAGCTACTCGATGCACAACTGTCCGGCTCGGTGGAAACCGAACCGGGTGGGTCTGACCGCTATGGCGCCGGGATCTACTTGATGGCCAACGGCACGCTCGAGCACGACGGCACCTGGGCCGGATTCGTCACGACATTCCGCATCAGCAAGGACCGGCTCAAATCGCTGGCCATCAGCTGCAATACCGACAAACAGGACCCGGAAGCCCTAGCTGACGCCCTCGGGCAACTCTGGATGTAACCGGCATTCGATAAGGCGCACAAAGGTTCTCCCGTAACGTTGCCGTGAAAGCGATTCGAGCACCGGCGGGATCGATCTCATCGCCGAGTTCACCGATGGCTGCCAGAGGCGCAGGCCGCGGAGCCAGCGATACTATGACGTGCTGTGAAACCGGCTGATCACATCGCTGCCCTGCGCCGCGACACCGCCAGGATCGCTAATGCGGTCCAACACCGGCTAGACCGCGCGGTGCCTAGCTGTCCGGGATGGCAGGTCGCTGACTTGGTATGGCATGTCAGCATCGTTCACATGTTCTGGAGGATGGTCGCTAGCAATGCAATTGCTGGGCCCGACACTTGGAGTGAGCCCCACCGCCGCCGCGGTGATGACCTAGTGCCTTGGTTCTGTGAGGGTGCCGAACTAACCGCCACCGTCCTGGAAAGCCTTGCCCCTAATGCGACAGCATGGACTTGGGGACGCCGCAACACGGTGGACTTCATTCAACGCAGAGTGGCCCAGGAAACTGCCGTGCACTGCTGGGATGCCCTCAACGCGATGGGATGCAACGAGCCCGTCGAACAGGCGCTCGCAGTCGACGGAGTCGATGAATTCCTCGACGAGGTGCTTCCTGGTCTATGCCAAGACTTAGGCGGCCTGGTTCAAACCATCTGCCT is a genomic window containing:
- a CDS encoding SRPBCC family protein, with translation MSDRRFSFEVTRTSSASAAILFRLVTDGANWAKWAKPIVLQSSWARLGDPAPGGIGAVRKVGLWPMLVREETVEYEQDRRHRYKLIGPPSPAKDYFGEVLLAPNAAGGTDIRWRGWFIERVPGTGPVMRAALEGAVRYFSGRLVKAAERESGGGR
- a CDS encoding serine hydrolase domain-containing protein, which codes for MKCRSAAAKRMRRPLLLLAAVLLLSSCGSSGKTPAATTTTNDAVTRARSQRVLDDAIKVGAPGCSAAVGFKGRVVWTGVRGIANMSTGDPITTNTVFDIASVSKQFTATAVLLLAERGKLTLDDPLSRHVPELPPWAAAVTLAQLMHQTSGIPDYVGLLQADGFQYSDRTTEDQAMQALAAVPNLQFQPGAKFEYSNSNYLLLGEIVHRASTEPLPQFLDAEIFHPLGLTMVMDPVGEISNKAVSYEKGDDEYQATKPSWEQIGDGAIQTTPSQLVYWADNYRTGIVGGPELLDAQLSGSVETEPGGSDRYGAGIYLMANGTLEHDGTWAGFVTTFRISKDRLKSLAISCNTDKQDPEALADALGQLWM
- a CDS encoding maleylpyruvate isomerase family mycothiol-dependent enzyme, translated to MKPADHIAALRRDTARIANAVQHRLDRAVPSCPGWQVADLVWHVSIVHMFWRMVASNAIAGPDTWSEPHRRRGDDLVPWFCEGAELTATVLESLAPNATAWTWGRRNTVDFIQRRVAQETAVHCWDALNAMGCNEPVEQALAVDGVDEFLDEVLPGLCQDLGGLVQTICLRANDSGDNWTIRVGDGSSHLTRACVRADATVTATASDLLLLLWGRCSPDQVQVDGDLAALQRFLTRANF